From one Catellatospora sp. IY07-71 genomic stretch:
- a CDS encoding ABC transporter permease, whose translation MSEAAVRRPSGWRAFLRDREGLSGLVVLVVFGLVAIFASLLADPSGLEVTKADGPLAAGPSWDYPFGTDHNGRSVLTMVIHGTQVTLLVGLAATVISMVLGSLVGIASGHFHGMLGGTLNRLTEWFLVIPYLPLAIVLAVVFPPDVPKLIAVIIVIGVTSWSSTARLVRAQTMAVEARPYLERARALGGGHWHQMTRHVLPNVMPLILANTTLTVSIAIIAETTLSFLGLGDPLRISWGRILDEAYNLGAIDRGAWWWVLGPGLAVVLVVRAFNMCGRALERILDPRLERHS comes from the coding sequence ATGAGCGAAGCTGCCGTTCGGCGGCCGTCCGGGTGGCGCGCCTTCCTACGGGACCGCGAAGGCCTGTCCGGGCTGGTCGTGCTGGTGGTGTTCGGGCTGGTCGCGATCTTCGCGTCATTGCTGGCCGACCCGTCGGGCCTGGAGGTCACCAAGGCGGACGGGCCGCTGGCCGCCGGGCCGTCGTGGGACTACCCGTTCGGCACCGACCACAACGGGCGCTCCGTGCTGACCATGGTCATCCATGGCACGCAGGTGACGTTGCTGGTCGGCCTGGCCGCAACGGTGATCTCGATGGTGCTCGGCTCGCTCGTCGGCATCGCCTCGGGCCACTTCCACGGGATGCTCGGCGGCACGCTGAACCGGCTGACCGAGTGGTTCCTGGTCATCCCGTACCTGCCGCTGGCCATCGTGCTGGCCGTGGTTTTCCCGCCGGACGTGCCGAAGCTCATCGCGGTGATCATCGTGATCGGCGTGACCTCCTGGTCGAGCACGGCCCGGCTGGTCCGCGCGCAGACCATGGCCGTGGAGGCGCGCCCCTACCTGGAACGGGCCAGGGCGCTGGGCGGCGGGCATTGGCACCAGATGACCCGGCACGTGCTGCCCAACGTCATGCCGCTGATCCTGGCGAACACCACGCTGACCGTGTCCATCGCGATCATCGCGGAGACCACGCTCTCCTTCCTCGGCCTCGGCGACCCGCTGCGGATCTCGTGGGGGCGCATCCTCGACGAGGCGTACAACCTCGGCGCTATCGACCGGGGCGCCTGGTGGTGGGTGCTCGGGCCCGGCCTCGCCGTGGTGCTGGTGGTCCGCGCCTTCAACATGTGCGGCCGCGCCCTGGAGCGCATCCTCGACCCGAGGCTGGAGCGGCACTCGTGA
- a CDS encoding ABC transporter ATP-binding protein encodes MLLEIRDLRVAYRDRGVPLPAVRGVDLTLAAGETLGLAGESGCGKSTLAGAVLRLLPGNAEVSGEILLNGADVLKMSWGQLRAVRWNEASIVFQGAMHALNPVRAIGRQIAEAITLHAPKSSAAAVRKQVGELLEQVGVPAWRAESFPHELSGGQKQRVMIAMALACSPQLIIADEPTTALDVMVQAQVLSLLKQLVRERGVGLILISHDLSVLASTCDRVAVMYAGRVVEQGPGHRLFADAAHPYAQALAGAFPVIGDPASRRAPRGLPGDPPDPRELGGGCAFAPRCAVALPECVQYDVRLRTVDAERSAACVHVGGAA; translated from the coding sequence GTGCTGCTGGAGATCAGGGACCTGCGGGTGGCGTACCGGGATCGCGGGGTGCCGCTGCCCGCGGTCCGCGGTGTCGATCTCACCCTGGCGGCGGGGGAGACCCTCGGGCTGGCCGGGGAGTCCGGCTGCGGGAAGTCGACGCTGGCGGGTGCGGTGCTGCGGCTGCTGCCCGGCAACGCCGAGGTGTCCGGCGAGATCCTGCTCAACGGCGCCGACGTGCTGAAGATGAGCTGGGGGCAGCTACGGGCGGTGCGCTGGAACGAGGCGTCGATCGTGTTCCAGGGCGCGATGCACGCGCTCAACCCGGTGCGCGCCATCGGCCGCCAGATCGCCGAGGCGATCACGCTGCACGCGCCGAAGTCGTCCGCGGCCGCGGTCCGTAAGCAGGTGGGCGAGCTGCTGGAGCAGGTCGGTGTGCCGGCCTGGCGGGCCGAGTCGTTCCCGCATGAGCTGTCCGGTGGGCAGAAGCAGCGCGTCATGATCGCGATGGCGCTGGCCTGCTCGCCCCAGCTGATCATCGCGGACGAGCCGACCACCGCGCTCGACGTGATGGTGCAGGCCCAGGTGCTGTCGCTGCTCAAGCAGCTGGTGCGCGAGCGCGGCGTGGGCCTGATCCTGATCAGCCACGACCTGTCGGTGCTCGCGTCCACCTGCGACCGGGTCGCGGTCATGTACGCCGGGCGCGTCGTCGAGCAGGGCCCGGGACACCGGCTCTTCGCCGACGCCGCGCACCCCTACGCGCAGGCCCTGGCCGGGGCGTTTCCGGTCATCGGCGATCCGGCCTCGCGGCGCGCCCCGCGCGGGCTGCCCGGTGACCCGCCGGACCCGCGCGAGCTGGGCGGCGGGTGCGCCTTCGCGCCGCGCTGCGCCGTGGCGCTGCCCGAATGCGTGCAGTACGACGTCCGGCTGCGCACGGTCGACGCCGAGCGCAGCGCCGCCTGCGTACACGTGGGAGGTGCCGCATGA
- a CDS encoding ABC transporter ATP-binding protein: protein MTVSVHPVLEARNLHVGFGGRGKGVPPVRAVDGVELSVDRGQILALAGESGSGKTTLARTLLGLQKPYAGQVLHHGRPIDYSGKCLKALRRRVQLVLQDPTGALNPRRTVYEAVAEGLRIHRVPGDERALVAKALSQAGLRPAERFFGRYPHELSGGQRQRVVIAGALVLEPELIIADEPVASLDASVRGEILALLLSLRAELGLSVLVVTHDLGLAWNIADRLAVMYLGRIVEVGRTEQVLAAPRHPYTAALLSVLPEASGREPVILSGESPDPSRIPTGCRFHPRCPALADGLAARAGVAQRCTTESLPVLPLHGPHAAACLLAGHVGDGIAGAAGGTPTGAVTA, encoded by the coding sequence ATGACCGTGTCGGTGCATCCGGTGCTGGAGGCGCGGAACCTGCACGTCGGGTTCGGCGGGCGGGGCAAGGGCGTCCCGCCGGTGCGGGCCGTCGACGGGGTCGAGCTGTCCGTCGACAGGGGACAGATCCTGGCGCTGGCCGGTGAGTCGGGCAGTGGCAAGACCACGCTGGCCCGGACCCTGCTCGGCCTCCAGAAGCCGTACGCCGGGCAGGTGCTGCACCACGGCAGGCCGATCGACTACAGCGGCAAGTGCCTCAAAGCGCTGCGCCGCAGGGTGCAGTTGGTGCTCCAGGACCCGACGGGCGCGCTCAACCCGCGGCGCACGGTGTACGAGGCCGTCGCCGAGGGCCTGCGCATCCACCGGGTGCCCGGCGACGAGCGGGCGCTGGTCGCCAAGGCGCTGTCGCAGGCGGGCCTGCGCCCGGCGGAGCGCTTCTTCGGCCGCTACCCGCACGAGCTGTCCGGCGGCCAGCGCCAGCGCGTCGTCATCGCCGGCGCGCTGGTGCTGGAGCCGGAGCTGATCATCGCGGACGAGCCGGTGGCGTCCCTGGACGCCTCGGTGCGCGGCGAGATCCTGGCCCTGCTGCTGTCGCTGCGTGCCGAGCTGGGCCTGTCCGTGCTGGTCGTCACGCACGACCTCGGCCTGGCCTGGAACATCGCCGACCGGCTCGCGGTGATGTATCTCGGCCGCATCGTCGAGGTCGGCCGCACCGAGCAGGTGCTCGCCGCGCCGCGGCACCCGTACACGGCGGCGCTGCTGTCGGTGCTGCCCGAGGCGAGCGGGCGGGAACCGGTGATCCTCAGCGGCGAGTCGCCCGACCCGTCGCGCATCCCCACCGGCTGCCGCTTCCACCCGCGCTGCCCCGCGCTGGCCGACGGCCTCGCCGCGCGGGCCGGGGTGGCGCAGCGGTGCACCACCGAGTCGCTGCCGGTGCTGCCGCTGCACGGCCCGCACGCCGCCGCGTGCCTGCTCGCGGGCCACGTGGGCGACGGCATCGCGGGCGCGGCGGGCGGCACGCCCACCGGCGCGGTCACGGCCTGA
- a CDS encoding AAA family ATPase produces the protein MIITGGPGAGKTTLIEALRARGYATAPEAGRAIIQDQVAIGGRALPWADTALFAELGLVWELRSYRWALEQPGTVFFDHAMPSLASYFELVTGAVPGYVAEAVRRCRYRRRAYLAPPWADIFCNDAERKQTFAEALQLDVLVREAYARYGYELVELPRCPVAQRVEFLLDDLRRYPATA, from the coding sequence GTGATTATCACGGGCGGGCCCGGCGCCGGTAAGACGACCCTCATCGAGGCGCTGCGGGCGCGCGGGTACGCGACCGCGCCGGAGGCCGGGCGGGCGATCATCCAGGACCAGGTGGCGATCGGCGGCCGGGCGCTGCCGTGGGCCGACACGGCGCTGTTCGCGGAGCTGGGGCTGGTCTGGGAGCTGCGCTCCTACCGCTGGGCGCTGGAGCAGCCGGGCACCGTCTTCTTCGACCATGCCATGCCCTCGCTGGCGTCCTATTTCGAGTTGGTCACCGGCGCCGTGCCCGGCTACGTCGCGGAGGCGGTCCGCCGGTGCCGCTACCGCAGGCGCGCCTACCTCGCCCCACCGTGGGCGGACATCTTCTGCAACGACGCCGAGCGCAAGCAGACCTTCGCCGAGGCGCTGCAGCTGGATGTGCTGGTACGCGAGGCGTACGCGCGCTACGGCTACGAGCTGGTGGAACTCCCCCGCTGCCCGGTGGCGCAGCGGGTGGAGTTCCTCCTCGACGACCTGCGCCGGTATCCGGCGACGGCCTGA
- a CDS encoding GNAT family N-acetyltransferase, with amino-acid sequence MSGVPVRRARAAELPLLVEVELASDGPFHDAGIGPLPPPGSVEELAEARCVLVAGDPPVGFARLGEVDGLAHLEQLSVHPGHSGRGIGTALLEAACTWAADSGYQAMTLTTFADVPWNGPYYARRGFTELTRLTPGLREIRAHEAELCLDVLGRRIAMRRALTRSRS; translated from the coding sequence ATGAGCGGGGTGCCGGTGCGCCGGGCGCGGGCGGCGGAGCTGCCGCTGCTGGTGGAGGTGGAGCTGGCCTCGGACGGGCCGTTCCACGACGCGGGGATCGGGCCGCTGCCGCCGCCGGGCAGCGTCGAGGAGCTGGCCGAGGCGAGGTGTGTGCTGGTCGCGGGAGATCCGCCGGTGGGGTTCGCGCGACTGGGCGAGGTCGACGGCCTGGCGCACCTGGAGCAGCTGTCCGTCCATCCCGGCCACTCCGGCCGGGGCATCGGCACCGCACTGCTGGAAGCCGCCTGCACGTGGGCGGCCGACTCAGGCTACCAGGCGATGACCCTGACCACCTTCGCCGACGTGCCCTGGAACGGGCCGTACTACGCCCGTCGCGGCTTCACCGAGCTGACCCGCCTCACGCCGGGACTGCGGGAGATCCGGGCGCATGAAGCCGAACTGTGCCTGGACGTCCTCGGCCGGCGTATCGCCATGCGCCGCGCGCTGACGCGATCCCGCAGCTGA
- a CDS encoding aspartate-semialdehyde dehydrogenase: MRIGIVGATGQVGGVMLRVLAERNFPVDQLRLFASARSAGRTLPWRGTEVTVEDAATADYTGLDIVLFSAGKTTSLALAPKVAAAGAVVIDNSSGWRLDPDVPLVVAEVNPQAAKLRPKGIIANPNCTTMAAMPVLRPLHDEATLTGLIASTYQAVSGTGLTGVDELHEQASAVIGEARALTHDGAAVDYPAPKVYAHPIAFNVLPLAGSLVSDGSFETDEEQKLRNESRKILGIPDLPVSGTCVRVPVFTGHSLQINARFANPISPERARELLAHAPGVLLADVPTPLQAAGQDPTYVGRIRRDETSPNGLALFCSSDNLRKGAALNAVQIAELVRAELS, translated from the coding sequence ATGAGAATCGGCATTGTCGGAGCCACGGGCCAGGTCGGCGGCGTCATGCTCCGGGTCCTCGCGGAGCGCAACTTCCCCGTCGACCAGCTGCGGCTGTTCGCCTCGGCCCGCTCGGCCGGGCGCACCCTGCCGTGGCGGGGCACCGAGGTCACGGTCGAGGACGCGGCCACCGCCGACTACACCGGTCTCGACATCGTGCTGTTCTCCGCGGGCAAGACCACCTCGCTCGCGCTCGCGCCGAAGGTCGCCGCGGCCGGGGCGGTCGTCATCGACAACTCGTCGGGCTGGCGCCTGGACCCGGACGTGCCGCTGGTCGTCGCCGAGGTCAACCCGCAGGCCGCCAAGCTGCGCCCCAAGGGCATCATCGCCAACCCGAACTGCACCACCATGGCCGCCATGCCGGTGCTGCGCCCGCTGCACGACGAGGCCACCCTCACCGGCCTCATCGCCAGCACCTACCAGGCCGTCTCCGGCACCGGCCTGACCGGCGTCGACGAGCTGCACGAGCAGGCCAGCGCCGTGATCGGCGAGGCCCGCGCGCTCACCCACGACGGCGCCGCCGTCGACTACCCGGCGCCGAAGGTGTACGCGCACCCGATCGCGTTCAACGTGCTGCCGCTGGCCGGCTCGCTGGTCTCCGACGGCTCGTTCGAGACCGACGAGGAGCAGAAGCTCCGCAACGAGAGCCGCAAGATCCTCGGCATCCCGGACCTGCCGGTCTCCGGCACCTGCGTCCGCGTGCCCGTCTTCACCGGCCACTCGCTGCAGATCAACGCCCGCTTCGCGAACCCGATCAGCCCCGAGCGCGCCCGCGAGCTGCTCGCCCACGCCCCCGGCGTGCTGCTGGCCGACGTCCCCACCCCGCTGCAGGCTGCCGGCCAGGACCCGACCTACGTCGGCCGCATCCGCCGCGACGAGACCTCGCCGAACGGCCTGGCCCTGTTCTGCTCCAGCGACAACCTGCGCAAGGGCGCCGCCCTCAACGCCGTCCAGATCGCCGAACTCGTCCGCGCCGAACTCTCCTAA
- a CDS encoding glycoside hydrolase family 13 protein has translation MSARHDRPWWRDAVIYQVYPRSFADGNGDGVGDLAGLRERLPYLRDLGVDAIWLSPWYVSPMADAGYDVADYRDIDPLFGTLAQAEELIAQAHAHRLRIIVDIVPNHCSDRHPRFQAALAAGPGSPERELFWFRPGRGEHGELPPNDWTSHFGGPAWTRAADGEWFLHMFAPEQPDWNWNHPAVREDFETTLRFWLDRGVDGFRIDVADHLVKDLALPDAAPLPPEAIRPWRDQEGVHEIYRRWRKIADGYPQRGVFVGELWDDDPVRFTRYLRPDELHTGFNFPFLSCPWDAAAFRYVIDLTLATHALVGAPATWVLSNHDVVRHVTRYGRARTAHSFDDAKHVMPSDLVLGTRRARAAALLSLALPGSAYLYQGEELGLPEVEDIPEALLQDPRWLRSGYTDRGRDGCRVPLPWSGDAPPYGFSPDDAAAPPWLPQPASWAGLSAAAQTGDRRSTLELYRRALHVRRTEPDLGDGRLTWLPAPDGVLHLRRGDGFACLVNLGDTAVPLPPYEYVLLTSDPLEDLHVAPNTAVWLRVA, from the coding sequence ATGTCCGCACGCCATGACCGCCCCTGGTGGCGCGATGCCGTCATCTACCAGGTGTATCCGCGCAGCTTCGCCGACGGGAACGGCGATGGCGTCGGCGACCTCGCCGGCCTGCGCGAGCGCCTGCCGTACCTGCGCGATCTCGGCGTCGACGCGATCTGGCTGAGCCCGTGGTACGTCTCGCCGATGGCCGACGCCGGCTACGACGTGGCCGACTACCGCGACATCGACCCGCTGTTCGGCACGCTGGCGCAGGCCGAGGAGCTGATCGCGCAGGCGCACGCGCACCGGCTGCGGATCATCGTGGACATCGTGCCCAACCACTGCTCCGACCGGCACCCGCGCTTCCAGGCCGCGCTCGCGGCCGGGCCGGGCTCGCCCGAGCGGGAGCTGTTCTGGTTCCGGCCCGGCCGGGGCGAGCACGGCGAGCTGCCGCCCAACGACTGGACGTCGCACTTCGGCGGCCCGGCCTGGACCCGCGCCGCCGACGGCGAGTGGTTCCTGCACATGTTCGCCCCCGAGCAGCCCGACTGGAACTGGAACCACCCGGCCGTACGCGAGGACTTCGAGACCACGCTGCGCTTCTGGCTGGACCGCGGGGTGGACGGGTTCCGCATCGACGTCGCCGATCACCTGGTGAAGGACCTCGCCCTGCCGGACGCCGCGCCGCTGCCGCCGGAGGCGATCCGCCCGTGGCGCGACCAGGAGGGCGTGCACGAGATCTACCGGCGGTGGCGGAAGATCGCCGACGGGTACCCGCAGCGCGGCGTCTTCGTCGGCGAGCTGTGGGACGACGATCCGGTCCGGTTCACCCGCTACCTGCGCCCGGACGAGCTGCACACCGGCTTCAACTTCCCGTTCCTGTCCTGCCCCTGGGACGCCGCCGCGTTCCGGTACGTCATCGACCTGACCCTGGCCACGCATGCGCTGGTCGGCGCGCCCGCGACCTGGGTGCTGTCCAATCACGACGTGGTACGCCACGTCACCCGCTACGGCCGGGCGCGCACCGCGCACTCGTTCGACGACGCGAAGCACGTGATGCCCAGCGACCTGGTCCTGGGCACCCGGCGCGCCCGCGCCGCCGCGCTGCTCAGCCTGGCGCTGCCCGGCTCGGCGTACCTCTACCAGGGTGAGGAGCTGGGGCTGCCCGAGGTCGAGGACATCCCCGAGGCGCTGCTGCAGGACCCGCGCTGGCTCCGGTCCGGGTACACCGACCGGGGCCGGGACGGCTGCCGGGTGCCGCTGCCCTGGTCCGGGGACGCGCCGCCGTACGGGTTCAGCCCGGACGACGCGGCCGCGCCGCCGTGGCTGCCGCAGCCGGCGAGCTGGGCCGGGCTGTCCGCCGCCGCGCAGACCGGCGACCGCCGCTCCACGCTGGAGCTGTACCGGCGCGCGCTGCACGTGCGCCGCACCGAGCCCGACCTCGGCGACGGCAGGCTCACCTGGCTGCCCGCTCCGGACGGGGTGCTGCACTTGCGCCGCGGCGACGGCTTCGCCTGCCTGGTCAACCTCGGCGACACGGCGGTGCCGCTGCCGCCGTACGAGTACGTCCTGCTCACCAGCGATCCCCTGGAGGACCTGCACGTGGCTCCGAACACCGCCGTCTGGCTGCGTGTCGCGTGA
- a CDS encoding P1 family peptidase → MPRVSDLGITIGSLPSGPSGSILDVPGVGVGHATVWRDEEPPPAGRGVARTGVTVVDPGGNAFREPIPAGGAVLNGAGECTGFLSAQEWGLAETPIFLTSTMQLGRVYDAACELLMAEEPAIGDDDVIIPVVAECDDSFLSESRRMQVTRDDVAKALTAARDAAARAEADRAAGHVPQPPAEGAVGAGTGMSCLGFKGGIGTASRVLPSGHTLGVLAMTNFGERGRLTVAGVPVGQLLPPAPAPTAPPAGSCIVIVITDAPVDPAGCRRLARRAGLGLARTGSTAHHASGEIFLALATGLRAPRGTTPVGTALQGRALDPFFAAAVEATEESVLNSLLNAPTVTGRGGNTSEGLPVDRVRALLALHS, encoded by the coding sequence ATGCCTCGCGTCTCCGATCTCGGGATCACCATCGGCTCCCTGCCCAGCGGCCCCAGCGGGTCCATCCTCGACGTGCCCGGGGTGGGCGTCGGGCACGCCACCGTGTGGCGCGACGAGGAGCCGCCGCCGGCCGGGCGCGGCGTCGCGCGTACCGGCGTCACGGTCGTCGACCCGGGTGGCAACGCCTTCCGGGAGCCGATCCCGGCGGGGGGCGCGGTCCTCAACGGCGCGGGCGAGTGCACCGGCTTCCTGTCCGCGCAGGAGTGGGGCCTGGCCGAGACCCCGATCTTCCTGACCTCCACCATGCAGCTCGGCCGGGTGTACGACGCCGCGTGCGAGCTGCTCATGGCCGAGGAGCCCGCGATCGGCGACGACGACGTGATCATCCCGGTGGTCGCCGAGTGCGACGACAGCTTCCTGTCCGAGTCCCGCCGCATGCAGGTGACCCGCGACGACGTGGCCAAGGCGCTGACCGCCGCGCGGGACGCCGCCGCGCGCGCCGAGGCCGACCGCGCGGCCGGCCACGTGCCGCAGCCGCCCGCCGAGGGCGCGGTCGGCGCCGGCACCGGCATGAGCTGCCTGGGCTTCAAGGGGGGTATCGGCACCGCGTCGCGCGTGCTGCCCTCGGGCCACACGCTGGGCGTGCTCGCGATGACGAACTTCGGTGAGCGCGGCCGCCTCACCGTCGCCGGTGTCCCGGTCGGGCAGCTGCTGCCGCCCGCCCCCGCGCCGACCGCGCCCCCGGCGGGCTCCTGCATCGTCATCGTGATCACCGACGCGCCCGTCGACCCGGCCGGGTGCCGGCGCCTGGCCCGCCGCGCCGGGCTCGGCCTGGCCCGCACCGGCTCGACCGCGCACCACGCCAGCGGCGAGATCTTCCTGGCCCTGGCCACCGGCCTGCGCGCCCCGCGCGGCACCACCCCGGTCGGCACCGCCCTGCAGGGCCGCGCTCTGGACCCGTTCTTCGCCGCCGCCGTCGAGGCCACCGAGGAGAGCGTCCTGAACAGCCTCCTCAACGCCCCCACCGTGACCGGCCGCGGCGGCAACACGTCCGAGGGCCTCCCCGTCGACCGCGTCCGCGCCCTCCTCGCCCTCCACTCCTGA
- a CDS encoding PmoA family protein, translated as MALELTVAGRVVGEYRDGAGVERTLGVRPYLHPLRTLGGTVVTDAFPEDHRWHLGLSLAVQDVNRNNLWGGRTYVRGQGYTWLDDHGAITGEGFDEVRPDGFVERLAWRGADGKVLLRERRTVSAAFLDERSWALELAWELSADEEVVLGSPATNGRPGGAGYGGCFWRVAPGANLGLTAGERSGEEQVNGSAEPELVWRGESGGAAYTLVFSGLGDGDRWFVRTSEGATGYPGVCQAWAYEQPRVIGAGETRAGSLRVVISD; from the coding sequence GTGGCGCTGGAGCTGACGGTGGCGGGGCGGGTCGTGGGGGAGTACCGCGACGGGGCGGGGGTGGAGCGGACCCTGGGGGTGCGGCCGTATCTGCATCCTCTGCGGACACTCGGGGGGACCGTGGTGACCGACGCGTTTCCGGAGGACCATCGGTGGCACCTTGGGTTGTCGCTGGCGGTGCAGGACGTGAACCGGAACAACCTGTGGGGTGGGCGCACCTACGTGCGGGGTCAGGGCTACACCTGGCTCGACGATCACGGGGCGATCACCGGCGAGGGGTTCGACGAGGTGCGGCCGGACGGGTTCGTGGAGCGGCTGGCGTGGCGGGGGGCCGACGGGAAGGTGCTGCTGCGGGAGCGGCGCACGGTGTCGGCGGCGTTTCTCGACGAGCGGTCGTGGGCGCTGGAGCTGGCGTGGGAGCTGAGCGCCGACGAGGAGGTCGTGCTGGGCAGCCCGGCGACGAACGGGCGGCCGGGCGGGGCCGGGTACGGCGGGTGCTTCTGGCGGGTGGCGCCGGGGGCGAACCTGGGGCTCACGGCGGGGGAGCGCAGCGGTGAGGAGCAGGTCAACGGGAGCGCGGAGCCCGAGCTGGTGTGGCGGGGCGAGTCGGGCGGGGCGGCGTACACCCTGGTGTTCTCGGGGCTGGGCGACGGGGACCGCTGGTTCGTGCGGACCAGCGAGGGCGCGACCGGTTATCCGGGGGTGTGCCAGGCGTGGGCGTACGAGCAGCCGCGGGTGATCGGGGCGGGGGAGACCCGCGCCGGGTCGCTGCGGGTGGTGATCAGCGACTGA
- a CDS encoding TetR/AcrR family transcriptional regulator: MARRTAEVRLDALLRTAVDVIVERGFANTRTADVAKAAGVSQALVFYHFTSKDALLSQAFAYAADQDLARLHSVISSNASSVEKLKRLVKLLAPTGRSKSWMMWIDGWSEALRTPELEKVSRRMDLRWKEGLTEVIAAGVADGSFTCDDPAGAAWRINAIIDGLAVQLTVHEKAISRKQAFDWMRLVAAREVGLDPAALA; the protein is encoded by the coding sequence GTGGCACGACGAACTGCCGAAGTGCGCCTGGACGCGCTGCTGCGGACCGCAGTGGACGTGATCGTCGAGCGCGGTTTCGCCAACACCCGCACCGCCGACGTCGCCAAGGCGGCCGGGGTCAGCCAGGCGCTCGTCTTCTACCACTTCACCAGCAAGGACGCGTTGCTCTCGCAGGCGTTCGCGTACGCCGCCGACCAGGACCTGGCCCGGCTCCACTCGGTGATCAGCTCCAACGCGTCCTCCGTGGAGAAGCTCAAGCGGCTGGTCAAGCTGCTGGCCCCGACCGGCCGCTCCAAGTCCTGGATGATGTGGATCGACGGCTGGTCGGAGGCGCTGCGCACCCCCGAGCTGGAGAAGGTGTCGCGCCGGATGGACCTGCGGTGGAAGGAGGGCCTCACCGAGGTCATCGCCGCCGGGGTCGCCGACGGCTCGTTCACCTGCGACGACCCGGCCGGTGCGGCATGGCGCATCAACGCCATCATCGACGGCCTCGCGGTGCAGCTCACCGTGCACGAGAAGGCGATCTCCCGCAAGCAGGCCTTCGACTGGATGCGTTTGGTCGCCGCCCGCGAGGTCGGCCTCGACCCCGCCGCGCTCGCCTGA
- a CDS encoding MFS transporter translates to MSGLAVVTAARRYRALIASPGVARVALPSLIGRLPYGMATLVFILAVQHGTGSYAVAGIATGVHSAITAFTAPWLGRLCDRGHAVAVLRATGILYGVLLTGMVAALATHQHVGLILGLSALAGAANPPVGAVTRVVLPGLAPQHVQTAYAFDAITVELTYVLGPVLIALVTAISNPYAAVVLTALLATAGSLGLAAAPGLTARYREVRTAALAAAGASEAARARLTGRLMKLSLAVVLVVGALEAAAYGVMEVAIPKYAADLNAPQFAGAVVAAWSAGSIVGGIWFSGMNPRMSRSRLFALLLCLNTVGFGAMLLAFDLPSLAVILFLGGLVISPTTAVECELVTRIAPAARTTEAFTWVGTGIYVGFAAGSSLSGLLINEGTALSVVILTATAMVGTGALLATTAARRIARDATPTTPAPTPTPAPAH, encoded by the coding sequence ATGTCCGGCCTCGCGGTCGTCACCGCTGCCCGCCGTTACCGTGCCCTCATCGCCAGCCCCGGGGTCGCCCGGGTGGCGCTGCCGTCCCTGATCGGGCGCCTGCCCTACGGCATGGCCACGCTCGTGTTCATCCTCGCCGTCCAGCACGGCACCGGCTCGTACGCGGTCGCCGGCATCGCCACCGGCGTGCACTCCGCGATCACCGCCTTCACCGCACCCTGGCTCGGCCGGCTCTGCGACCGCGGGCACGCCGTCGCCGTGCTGCGCGCCACCGGCATCCTCTACGGGGTGCTGCTCACCGGCATGGTCGCCGCGCTCGCCACGCACCAGCACGTCGGGCTGATCCTCGGCCTGTCCGCGCTGGCCGGCGCCGCGAACCCGCCCGTCGGCGCGGTCACCCGGGTGGTGCTGCCGGGCCTGGCCCCGCAGCACGTGCAGACGGCGTACGCGTTCGACGCGATCACCGTCGAGCTGACCTATGTGCTCGGCCCGGTGCTGATCGCCCTGGTCACCGCGATCAGTAACCCGTACGCGGCGGTGGTGCTCACCGCGCTGCTGGCCACCGCGGGCTCGCTCGGCCTGGCCGCCGCGCCCGGCCTGACCGCCCGCTACCGCGAGGTGCGCACCGCCGCACTGGCCGCGGCCGGCGCATCCGAGGCCGCCCGGGCCCGGCTCACCGGCCGCCTGATGAAGCTCAGCCTGGCCGTGGTGCTGGTGGTGGGCGCGCTGGAGGCCGCCGCGTACGGCGTCATGGAGGTGGCCATCCCCAAGTACGCCGCCGACCTCAACGCGCCGCAGTTCGCGGGCGCGGTGGTGGCCGCCTGGAGCGCCGGCTCGATCGTCGGCGGCATCTGGTTCTCCGGCATGAACCCGCGGATGAGCCGATCCAGGCTGTTCGCGCTGCTGCTGTGCCTGAACACGGTGGGCTTCGGCGCGATGCTGCTCGCCTTCGACCTGCCCAGCCTCGCCGTGATCCTGTTCCTCGGCGGCCTGGTCATCTCGCCGACCACCGCCGTGGAGTGCGAGCTGGTCACCCGGATCGCCCCCGCCGCGCGCACCACCGAGGCGTTCACCTGGGTCGGCACCGGCATCTACGTCGGCTTCGCGGCCGGCTCGTCCCTGTCCGGCCTGCTCATCAACGAGGGCACGGCGCTCTCCGTCGTGATCCTGACCGCCACCGCCATGGTCGGCACCGGCGCCCTGCTCGCCACCACCGCCGCCCGCCGCATCGCCCGCGACGCCACCCCCACCACCCCCGCCCCCACCCCGACCCCGGCCCCCGCCCACTGA